A genomic region of Trifolium pratense cultivar HEN17-A07 linkage group LG3, ARS_RC_1.1, whole genome shotgun sequence contains the following coding sequences:
- the LOC123914764 gene encoding replication factor A protein 1-like: MVFCENKKLDCKFEDVADLLPGKEIGAIKVRVLRLWKVPAFMNPMEFNSLEMVLCDGKGGKIHASVRKQLINMFDSKLEEGGVYEISSLSIFPESGLYRTTLHRYKLGFQSKTVVKPSQSSDISQYGFSFTNIDEICSFTHDYEFLVDVVGVMTGISAEREYIRDGKITKMVNIELTDHTGKCECALFGDYVDDLNKKMGKLTSGLPIVAVQFAKVKMFRDKASIQNVLHATRIFVNADIPELESFKSSIAVHGIESDTIVPLIGSQPRPSLEEEFLQMHPKKTVAQLNVLVEDGVFAVCGEVVGVVDSQNWWYPACKCHKAVVPDSGSYFCSSCDRHVFQVIPRFRVKFEIVDGESSCIVVVFDSEMSYILEKSCAFFVAQSKARNGGPHPIEFDGLIGKKMLFAVAVSGKQSSMGDGSYRVRRICMDPVIIEKFCSQGGFCTPTKVMSPVVDFESESLSDDNVADDDSEALQFVDNLIVTPPTSSVDIDDESDGPFVVKRNLSKAFDGAAKPKRSIRLKKVKIEKD; encoded by the exons ATGGTGTTTTGCGAAAACAAGAAGTTGGATTGTAAGTTTGAAGATGTTGCTGATTTATTACCTGGGAAAGAAATTGGGGCTATTAAGGTTAGGGTTCTTCGTCTGTGGAAAGTACCTGCTTTTATGAATCCAATGGAGTTCAATTCACTTGAGATGGTTCTATGTGATGGGAAG GGGGGGAAAATTCATGCTTCTGTTAGGAAGCaacttattaatatgtttgatTCGAAGTTGGAAGAGGGCGGAGTGTATGAGATATCCTCTCTGTCTATTTTTCCCGAGAGTGGTTTGTATCGAACGACTCTTCATCGATACAAGCTTGGTTTTCAAAGTAAGACTGTAGTCAAACCTTCTCAGAGTTCTGATATATCGCAATATGGTTTTAGCTTCACAAACATTGATGAGATTTGTTCGTTTACTCATGATTATGAGTTTCTGGTTG ATGTTGTTGGCGTTATGACTGGGATATCTGCTGAGCGAGAGTATATAAGGGATGGCAAGATTACTAAGATGGTTAACATTGAGCTTACTGATCACAC TGGTAAGTGTGAATGTGCTTTGTTTGGTGActatgttgatgatttaaatAAGAAGATGGGGAAATTGACTTCTGGGTTGCCCATTGTTGCTGTTCAATTTGCAAAGGTGAAGATGTTTAGAG ACAAGGCATCTATTCAAAATGTTTTACATGCTACTAGGATTTTTGTTAATGCTGATATTCCAGAGCTCGAATCATTTAAGAGCAG TATTGCGGTGCATGGTATTGAGAGCGATACTATTGTTCCATTGATTGGTAGTCAGCCAAGACCTTCTCTTGAAGAAGAATTTCTTCAGATGCATCCCAAAAAAACGGTGGCTCAGTTGAATGTTTTGGTTGAGGATGGTGTTTTTGCTGTTTGTGGTGAAGTTGTTGGTGTAGTAGATAGTCAGAATTGGTGGTATCCTGCGTGCAAATGTCACAAAGCTGTAGTTCCTGATTCAGGTTCTTACTTCTGTAGTTCTTGTGACAGACATGTTTTCCAAGTTATACCAAG GTTTAGGGTAAAGTTTGAAATTGTGGATGGTGAATCATCTTGCATTGTAGTTGTGTTTGATTCTGAAATGAGCTATATTCTTGAAAAATCATGTGCATTTTTTGTTGCTCAATCAAAG GCTAGAAATGGTGGACCACATCCTATTGAGTTTGATGGTTTGATTGGGAAGAAAATGTTGTTTGCTGTTGCAGTGTCTGGTAAGCAGTCTTCTATGGGTGATGGTTCATATAGGGTAAGAAGAATTTGTATGGACCCTGTTATTATTGAGAAGTTCTGTTCTCAAGGAGGTTTTTGTACTCCAACAAAG gtGATGTCTCCTGTTGTTGATTTCGAATCCGAAAGCTTGAGTGATGATAATGTTGCTGATGATGATTCTGAGGCTCTCCAATTTGTTGACAATCTTATAGTTACTCCACCTACTTCAAGTGTTGACATTGATGATGAAAGTGATGGTCCGTTTGTTGTTAAGAGGAATCTCTCCAAAGCATTTGATGGAGCTGCTAAGCCTAAGCGTAGTATTCGtctaaaaaaagtcaaaattgaGAAGGATTGA
- the LOC123913154 gene encoding BTB/POZ domain-containing protein At3g05675-like: MIPTAGVLRKRQRTTTTTRLSSTAAIANSSFFDITHNRHRCSPTTGDVSSLLFNDASTADVVLRLFTDVISSPESPSSVTVDSAPISDLHVYLHSDILRRSKYFSALLSDRWIGNVHPQPPSPNQSSDHELFRLNLGVPPSPGSIQNHLTVLELLYTNDFPNAVENASTALDLLPVALELLFEDCVRWCVNYLEAVPWTEEEENRVVNLIPFLSEEESKELVARVSPVGEDASEEMLQGLISSAMNNYGNTAFVKAFVGKILRDVSSRETAKRVLEKAFRKSLKTVKQSLEDYSSPVFRGDHNETEAIQRLNLHKASTIGKQLLWLVERMIELRVADAAVREWSEQEAFTGDLKRAFRDDAWRNIVPGLPAVILRCTSKLAHAVCAGTILASTQVRRKLVEDWLPVLVVCKDNVSPASNKSLYLELEETFLRIISTLPMSDAQELLPQCLSFSTRNVEDCPHLVTAFNTWFRRAAHPFKLDSFCDQSDT; the protein is encoded by the exons ATGATCCCCACCGCCGGTGTTCTCAGGAAGAGACAGCGCACCACTACCACCACCCGCCTTTCCTCCACCGCCGCAATTGCCAACTCCTCATTCTTCGACATAACTCATAACCGCCACCGTTGTTCTCCTACCACCGGCGACGTCTCCTCTCTCTTATTTAACGATGCATCCACCGCAGACGTCGTCCTTCGCCTCTTCACCGACGTCATTTCCTCGCCGGAATCTCCCTCATCTGTCACCGTCGATTCAGCGCCAATCTCCGATCTCCATGTTTATCTCCACTCAGACATCCTCCGCCGGTCCAAATACTTCTCCGCACTCTTATCCGATCGATGGATCGGCAATGTCCATCCTCAACCACCGTCGCCAAATCAATCCTCCGATCACGAACTCTTCCGTCTCAATCTCGGTGTTCCACCTTCTCCAGGCTCGATCCAGAATCATCTCACGGTTCTTGAACTCCTTTACACAAACGATTTCCCAAACGCGGTTGAAAATGCATCAACTGCACTCGATCTGCTTCCGGTGGCGCTGGAATTGCTCTTCGAAGACTGTGTTCGGTGGTGCGTGAATTACCTTGAAGCCGTACCGTGGACGGAGGAAGAAGAAAACAGAGTCGTAAACCTAATTCCATTCTTAAGCGAGGAAGAATCAAAGGAACTCGTAGCTAGGGTTTCACCTGTAGGAGAAGACGCGAGCGAGGAAATGCTGCAAGGTTTAATTTCATCGGCGATGAACAATTACGGTAACACAGCGTTCGTGAAAGCATTCGTAGGGAAAATACTGAGAGATGTATCTTCAAGGGAAACGGCGAAGAGAGTTTTGGAGAAAGCGTTTAGGAAGAGTTTGAAAACTGTGAAGCAATCATTGGAGGATTATTCGAGTCCTGTTTTCAGAGGTGATCATAATGAAACGGAAGCTATTCAGAGATTGAATCTTCATAAGGCTTCTACTATTGGGAAACAACTTTTGTGGCTTGTGGAGAGGATGATTGAGCTCAGGGTAGCTGATGCCGCGGTTCGTGAATGGAGTGAACAAGAAGCTTTCACTGGTGATTTGAAGAGGGCGTTTCGTGATGATGCTTGGAGGAATATTGTTCCTGGTCTTCCTGCTGTTATTCTTCGTTGTACTTCTAAGCTTGCTCATGCTGTTTGTGCCGGCACCATTTTGGCTTCTACTCAG GTGAGAAGGAAGCTCGTAGAAGATTGGCTTCCTGTTTTGGTTGTATGCAAAGACAATGTTTCACCTGCCAGCAACAAATCATTATATCTAGAGCTGGAAGAAACATTTTTGCGAATAATCTCCACATTGCCCATGTCAGATGCTCAAGAATTGTTGCCGCAGTGCCTTAGCTTTTCGACCCGAAATGTTGAAGATTGCCCTCACTTGGTAACAGCGTTCAACACCTGGTTCCGACGTGCAGCCCATCCCTTCAAACTAGATTCTTTCTGTGATCAATCAGATACCTGA